One region of Natronorubrum aibiense genomic DNA includes:
- a CDS encoding peroxiredoxin, producing the protein MSEDESDASGFPLIGDRFPELEVETTHGPKSIPEDYEGQWFVLFSHPGDFTPVCTTEFVGFEQRREEFEELNAELIGLSIDRVHSHIKWTEWIDEEIGEDIAFPIIADESGDVADALGMVHPGQGTSTVRAVFIVDPEGITRQVLYYPKEIGRNIDEVLRSLEALQTSDEEGVALPANWPENENFGDKALLSPPGTVQDAEARTAEAEQAGYESYDWWFTLKEL; encoded by the coding sequence ATGTCCGAAGACGAAAGCGACGCAAGTGGTTTCCCGCTCATCGGGGATCGGTTCCCCGAACTCGAGGTAGAGACGACGCACGGACCCAAGAGTATCCCTGAGGACTACGAGGGACAGTGGTTCGTCCTCTTCAGCCACCCAGGTGACTTCACGCCGGTCTGTACGACCGAGTTCGTCGGCTTCGAGCAGCGCCGCGAGGAGTTCGAGGAACTCAACGCCGAACTGATCGGACTATCGATCGACCGCGTTCACTCGCACATCAAGTGGACGGAGTGGATCGACGAGGAAATCGGCGAGGATATCGCTTTCCCGATCATCGCGGACGAAAGCGGCGATGTCGCCGACGCGCTCGGAATGGTCCATCCCGGTCAGGGGACCTCGACCGTTCGGGCGGTCTTCATCGTCGACCCCGAGGGAATCACCCGGCAGGTCCTTTACTACCCCAAAGAGATCGGCCGCAACATCGACGAAGTCCTGCGCTCGCTCGAGGCGCTCCAGACCTCCGACGAGGAAGGCGTTGCGCTGCCAGCGAACTGGCCGGAGAACGAGAACTTCGGCGACAAGGCGCTGCTCTCGCCACCTGGCACGGTTCAGGACGCAGAGGCACGCACCGCAGAAGCAGAGCAAGCGGGCTATGAATCCTACGACTGGTGGTTCACCCTGAAAG
- a CDS encoding histone family protein: protein MNVELPFAPVDTIIRRNAGDLRVSADASKGLATRIQEHGSELAIDAAERATEDGRKTLMATDFGVETVVDKDDLELPVAPVDRIARLEIDDGYRVSMDARVALADILEDYADNVARAAAILARHADRRTIIDEDIETYFSLFE, encoded by the coding sequence ATGAACGTCGAACTCCCGTTCGCCCCGGTGGATACGATCATCCGGCGGAACGCGGGCGATCTTCGGGTGAGTGCCGACGCGTCGAAGGGACTTGCAACTCGGATTCAAGAACACGGCAGTGAGCTCGCGATCGACGCTGCCGAGCGAGCAACCGAAGACGGGCGCAAAACGCTGATGGCGACGGACTTTGGCGTCGAAACCGTCGTGGACAAAGACGACCTCGAGTTGCCGGTTGCACCCGTCGACCGTATCGCTAGACTCGAGATCGACGATGGCTATCGCGTCTCGATGGACGCCCGCGTTGCCCTCGCAGACATTCTCGAGGACTACGCGGACAACGTTGCCCGTGCGGCAGCGATCCTTGCGCGCCACGCTGACCGCCGGACAATCATCGACGAGGACATCGAGACGTACTTCTCGTTGTTCGAGTGA
- a CDS encoding NAD(P)/FAD-dependent oxidoreductase has product MTANILRRKLDGDEAEITVVDKSTDHFYQPSFYLVPFGYLEPEQSRDIKTLLKPGVEFIHDAVTGVDPDAGIVELEDSDDLEYDYLVVATGHRLDPSAMPGLTEAWEDHDDVYPFYHYEAALEMREALEEFDGGTFLVTQPDTPIKCPGAPLKMTMLAEDYFQRQGIRDDVEVIMTRNAEHHFGVQPYRDKLYEIWNDRDIEFKENFSVEKVDPDAGVVYGADGEEIEYDLYAPVTPQFGQEPITDNSPLTEGSEDGEYVTIDKHTCQHDAYDNVFALGDCENAPHSKTAAAARKQAHVVSKNLTSAIRDMPLRAEYDGYAACPLLTKKGKALIAEFDYEGPISAPVESKMNWIMDVNVLPSVYWDAWMKGYDPLP; this is encoded by the coding sequence ATGACAGCAAACATTCTCCGGCGTAAACTGGACGGTGACGAAGCGGAAATCACGGTTGTCGACAAGAGTACCGACCACTTCTACCAACCCTCGTTTTATCTCGTTCCGTTCGGGTATCTCGAGCCCGAGCAGTCACGGGATATCAAGACCCTGCTTAAGCCGGGTGTCGAGTTCATCCACGACGCCGTGACCGGTGTTGATCCCGATGCTGGGATCGTCGAACTCGAGGACAGCGATGATCTCGAGTACGACTACCTCGTGGTTGCGACTGGCCATCGACTCGATCCGAGCGCGATGCCCGGCCTGACTGAGGCGTGGGAAGACCACGACGACGTCTACCCGTTCTACCACTACGAGGCCGCCCTCGAAATGCGTGAGGCCCTCGAGGAGTTCGACGGAGGAACGTTCCTCGTCACTCAGCCCGACACGCCGATCAAGTGTCCTGGCGCGCCGCTGAAGATGACGATGCTCGCGGAGGACTACTTCCAGCGACAGGGCATCCGCGACGATGTCGAGGTCATCATGACGCGAAACGCCGAACACCACTTCGGCGTCCAGCCGTATCGCGACAAACTCTACGAGATCTGGAACGACCGTGATATCGAGTTCAAGGAGAACTTCTCGGTCGAAAAGGTTGACCCCGACGCGGGCGTCGTCTACGGTGCGGACGGTGAGGAAATCGAGTACGATCTCTACGCACCAGTTACCCCGCAGTTCGGTCAGGAACCGATCACCGACAACTCACCGCTGACCGAGGGCTCTGAGGATGGCGAGTACGTCACCATCGACAAGCACACGTGCCAGCACGATGCGTACGACAACGTCTTCGCGCTGGGTGACTGTGAGAACGCACCACACTCGAAGACGGCCGCAGCCGCCCGTAAACAGGCCCACGTCGTCAGCAAGAACCTCACGTCGGCTATCCGTGACATGCCCCTGCGCGCGGAATACGATGGCTACGCTGCTTGTCCACTACTGACAAAGAAAGGGAAAGCCCTGATTGCCGAATTCGACTACGAGGGCCCCATCTCTGCGCCTGTCGAGAGCAAGATGAACTGGATCATGGACGTCAACGTCCTTCCATCCGTCTACTGGGATGCCTGGATGAAAGGCTACGACCCCCTTCCGTAA
- a CDS encoding group I intron-associated PD-(D/E)XK endonuclease: MLDRTTCYENLEEPQKRGQATEAIIQSAFVLRDVPVLVPTYGTDAYDLVVEVGGRFHRLECKTAYRSSESTVAFETVSSCHRRDDYGQRGYSGRAAYFAVYDPVNDNRYLIPVSEVTGDMMELRFRASAASHRTGLDRVEEYLLGDQLEDLRRS, translated from the coding sequence ATGCTCGACCGCACCACCTGCTACGAAAACCTCGAGGAGCCACAGAAACGCGGCCAGGCCACCGAAGCGATCATCCAGTCGGCGTTCGTGTTGCGCGACGTTCCGGTTCTCGTCCCAACCTACGGCACCGACGCGTACGATCTCGTCGTCGAAGTCGGTGGCCGGTTTCATCGCCTCGAGTGCAAGACGGCCTACCGATCCAGCGAGAGCACGGTTGCGTTCGAAACCGTAAGCAGCTGCCATCGACGGGACGATTACGGGCAACGTGGATACTCCGGTCGAGCGGCGTATTTCGCCGTCTACGATCCCGTCAACGACAATCGGTACCTGATTCCTGTTTCTGAGGTGACGGGCGACATGATGGAACTTCGCTTTCGAGCGTCGGCAGCTAGCCACCGCACCGGACTCGACCGGGTTGAGGAGTATCTGCTTGGTGATCAACTCGAGGACCTTCGTCGGTCCTGA
- a CDS encoding right-handed parallel beta-helix repeat-containing protein produces the protein MGDSDPDGSGIRRRSYLYGSAVTVSGLAGCLGATDDRTVRTGTDEQQSTDTRSNGDQTDEQGDEGGDETQDADSITECTTITEPGTYALAADLEAESGETCLEIRASDVTLDGQGRTIAGSGPTDPFEEPFEPANSGVLVQPELTAAKEKRKKAGVTQPQTDGISNVTVRNLTVEGFDAGIVFEAVTGGAITETAVTATQYGLSLIRSAENMLRGNETSGCGRSGIRLERANGNLLEANTATGNGMPASETGGVVLVDSDENRLVRNDVDGNIAGIELTGSHANTFEKNSVSDNIFDGIVLFDSRGNTLTGNTANSNTNLYGIILVDSDETTLEENTANGNAQGGLLLVQSDNNTLVGNTANENGLDGGVILTLSDGNTLSNNTANDNVGASAIEGPDVDPTLGPGFNLLDSSFNRGRANTARGNDGGPIQIVGGEGNSIEINGVVYTDATADETSLETDEQPILSEPLEVLVETGEREPLVELVDVLDEGLPFDG, from the coding sequence ATGGGAGATTCAGACCCCGACGGATCAGGGATCAGACGTCGATCGTATCTCTACGGGAGCGCCGTTACGGTGAGTGGACTCGCGGGGTGTCTCGGCGCGACGGACGACCGAACAGTGCGCACGGGAACGGACGAACAGCAGTCGACAGATACCCGTTCGAACGGCGATCAAACTGACGAGCAGGGTGACGAAGGTGGCGACGAGACGCAGGACGCCGACTCGATCACCGAGTGTACGACCATCACCGAACCGGGAACGTACGCGCTGGCGGCCGACCTCGAGGCCGAGTCGGGCGAGACCTGCCTCGAGATCCGTGCGAGCGACGTCACGCTCGACGGACAGGGGCGGACGATCGCTGGCAGCGGGCCGACCGATCCGTTCGAGGAGCCGTTCGAACCGGCGAACAGCGGCGTACTCGTTCAGCCAGAGCTGACGGCCGCGAAAGAGAAACGGAAGAAAGCCGGCGTCACGCAGCCGCAGACCGACGGCATCTCGAACGTGACGGTTCGGAATCTCACCGTCGAGGGGTTCGACGCCGGCATCGTCTTCGAGGCGGTAACGGGAGGTGCGATCACTGAGACGGCCGTGACGGCCACGCAGTACGGACTCTCTCTGATCCGGTCGGCCGAGAATATGCTCCGTGGAAACGAGACGTCTGGGTGCGGCCGCAGCGGGATTCGACTCGAGCGCGCGAACGGGAATCTACTGGAGGCGAACACCGCAACCGGGAACGGGATGCCCGCATCGGAAACTGGTGGCGTCGTCCTTGTCGACTCGGACGAGAACCGGCTGGTCCGCAACGACGTCGACGGGAACATCGCTGGGATCGAACTCACCGGCTCACATGCTAATACGTTCGAGAAAAACAGCGTAAGCGACAACATTTTCGACGGCATTGTCTTGTTCGACTCGCGGGGGAATACGCTCACCGGAAACACCGCGAATTCGAACACTAATCTCTACGGTATCATTCTCGTCGATTCGGACGAGACCACGCTCGAGGAAAACACCGCTAACGGGAACGCACAGGGAGGACTCTTGCTCGTGCAGTCGGATAATAATACGCTCGTCGGGAACACGGCCAACGAAAACGGACTCGATGGTGGCGTTATCCTCACGCTGTCCGATGGGAACACGCTCTCGAACAACACCGCAAACGACAACGTCGGGGCGAGCGCGATCGAGGGTCCCGACGTCGATCCCACGCTCGGTCCCGGCTTCAACCTGCTCGACTCGAGTTTCAACCGGGGGCGCGCCAACACCGCGCGAGGCAACGATGGCGGACCGATACAGATCGTTGGCGGCGAGGGCAACAGCATCGAAATCAACGGGGTCGTCTACACCGACGCGACTGCGGACGAAACCTCACTCGAGACCGACGAGCAACCGATACTGTCGGAACCACTCGAGGTGCTCGTCGAAACCGGCGAGCGAGAACCACTCGTAGAACTGGTCGACGTGCTCGACGAAGGGCTGCCGTTCGACGGGTAG
- a CDS encoding MogA/MoaB family molybdenum cofactor biosynthesis protein, with amino-acid sequence MTADKDDRRTTDDHGHDIIDPLYVGIVTVSSSRAQAAENDPDDPGGDTIQECFEDAGHEVRERLLVRDDYSAIRTAVRGLVARRDIDVVLTTGGTGVTADDVSPEAAESLFERELPGFGELFRSLSWDEVGTRAMASRATAGIAVETPVFCLPGSTNACRTACEKLIVPETPHLAGLATAHRVDATDQSLAEYGANDE; translated from the coding sequence ATGACAGCCGATAAAGACGATCGCAGAACGACGGATGATCACGGACACGACATCATCGACCCACTGTACGTCGGTATCGTCACGGTCTCGAGTTCGCGAGCACAGGCAGCCGAGAACGACCCTGACGACCCCGGTGGGGATACCATTCAGGAGTGTTTTGAGGACGCAGGCCACGAGGTACGCGAGCGACTACTGGTTCGGGATGACTATTCGGCGATCCGAACGGCCGTTCGTGGGCTCGTTGCCCGCCGGGACATCGACGTCGTCCTCACGACCGGCGGAACGGGCGTCACTGCCGACGATGTCTCACCGGAGGCAGCCGAGTCGCTGTTCGAGCGCGAGCTGCCCGGCTTCGGCGAGCTGTTCCGTTCGCTGTCTTGGGACGAAGTCGGCACCCGCGCAATGGCCTCTCGAGCCACGGCCGGCATCGCCGTCGAGACGCCAGTGTTCTGTCTCCCCGGGAGCACGAACGCCTGTCGGACCGCCTGTGAGAAGCTCATCGTCCCCGAAACGCCCCACCTCGCGGGACTCGCGACGGCCCATCGCGTCGACGCGACCGACCAGTCACTCGCTGAGTACGGGGCCAACGACGAGTAG
- a CDS encoding histone deacetylase family protein — MQFGYSEVCLAHDPGPRHPETPDRLRAIRERLKRKHGVEYVEADPCDIETMATVHEREYLESVEQFCADGGGNWDPDTTAVEETWDAVRHSAGLACWAVDAALDGQTGRKTPFSIGRPPGHHAVYDDAMGFCFVNNVAVAAQHALDADDHDVERVAIVDWDVHHGNGTQDIFYERDDVFFVSIHEQGLYPGTGAVDETGDGEGDGTTMNVPMPAGTDDQDYLSAVEGPIASALTEFDPDCLLISAGFDAHRHDPISRIRLSTEAYALMTDRLRTLADDVNAALAFILEGGYGLDVLADSVAIVHETFDGRAPIEPDSDCSDKAKSTLEDVANEHGLEFELDD, encoded by the coding sequence ATGCAGTTTGGTTACAGCGAGGTCTGTCTCGCACACGATCCCGGTCCGCGCCACCCGGAGACGCCGGACCGGCTACGAGCGATTCGGGAGCGACTGAAACGAAAACACGGCGTCGAGTACGTCGAGGCCGACCCATGTGACATAGAAACGATGGCAACCGTCCACGAACGGGAGTACCTCGAATCCGTCGAGCAGTTCTGTGCCGACGGCGGGGGGAACTGGGACCCCGACACAACGGCCGTCGAGGAAACCTGGGATGCGGTCCGCCACAGCGCGGGGCTCGCCTGCTGGGCCGTCGATGCGGCCCTCGATGGTCAGACGGGCCGGAAGACGCCGTTTTCCATCGGTCGACCGCCGGGCCACCATGCCGTCTACGACGACGCGATGGGCTTTTGTTTCGTCAACAACGTCGCCGTCGCCGCCCAGCACGCCCTCGATGCCGACGACCACGACGTCGAACGGGTCGCCATCGTCGACTGGGACGTCCACCACGGAAACGGAACACAGGACATCTTCTACGAGCGTGACGACGTCTTCTTCGTCTCGATTCACGAACAGGGGCTCTATCCCGGCACCGGAGCCGTCGACGAGACCGGCGACGGGGAAGGTGATGGAACGACGATGAACGTCCCGATGCCCGCCGGTACGGACGATCAGGACTACCTCTCGGCCGTCGAAGGGCCGATCGCGAGCGCACTCACCGAGTTCGATCCCGACTGCCTGCTGATCAGTGCCGGCTTCGACGCTCACCGTCACGATCCGATCTCGAGAATCCGTCTCTCGACGGAAGCCTACGCACTGATGACCGACCGACTGCGGACACTCGCCGACGACGTCAACGCCGCACTCGCGTTCATTCTCGAGGGCGGGTACGGACTCGATGTCCTCGCCGACAGCGTCGCGATCGTCCACGAGACGTTCGACGGCCGCGCCCCGATCGAGCCCGACTCGGACTGCAGCGACAAGGCCAAGTCGACGCTCGAGGACGTGGCGAACGAACACGGACTCGAGTTCGAACTCGACGACTGA
- a CDS encoding rhodanese-like domain-containing protein: MADNQTEAALEDLPPSSKFIYKTLEDSGPMTLKGLTEETMLSSRTARYGLDQLDEAGLIASSPALHDGRQTCYKLATDSCGDRSEAGSSVVVSPEWVEQQLSEFERDDPELRLVEADDEYGQAHIPGAVQIDVLGDLVDVNGCGIADKRCFEEYVGARGISNESTVVIYSTHHNQYAAYLYWLFKYYRHTDVKLLDGGKKRWTELGYPTTADSPELTPQEYDAHTPDERIRAYRTDVEAALAQDVTIVDVRSSPEYNGDLTQPPNKDLPEARTAGHIPGTVHITWSEVVDENGTFKDRAELEQLFRSHDSDPERETIVYCHVGERSSIVWFVLSELLEYQHVSNYDGSWIEWGNSINAPVESDVEEP, translated from the coding sequence ATGGCGGATAACCAGACCGAAGCCGCACTCGAGGATTTGCCGCCGAGTTCAAAGTTCATCTATAAGACGCTCGAGGATAGCGGGCCGATGACGCTCAAGGGATTGACTGAGGAGACGATGCTTTCCTCGCGGACGGCTCGGTATGGATTGGACCAACTCGATGAGGCTGGACTGATCGCGTCATCGCCTGCACTCCACGATGGGCGACAGACGTGTTACAAGCTTGCAACTGATTCGTGTGGAGATCGAAGTGAGGCAGGATCCTCGGTCGTCGTCTCACCTGAATGGGTTGAACAACAACTGTCGGAGTTTGAGCGAGATGATCCGGAACTTCGCCTCGTCGAGGCAGACGACGAGTACGGACAGGCGCATATCCCGGGAGCAGTCCAAATCGATGTGCTCGGAGACCTCGTCGACGTCAACGGCTGTGGGATCGCTGACAAACGCTGTTTCGAAGAGTACGTGGGGGCCCGCGGAATTTCGAACGAGAGTACGGTGGTGATCTACAGTACGCACCACAACCAGTATGCGGCGTATCTCTACTGGCTGTTCAAATATTATCGCCACACTGATGTCAAACTGCTCGATGGCGGAAAGAAGCGGTGGACAGAACTCGGCTATCCGACGACTGCCGACAGTCCTGAGCTCACCCCACAGGAGTACGACGCGCACACTCCTGACGAGCGGATTCGCGCGTACCGAACCGACGTCGAAGCGGCGCTTGCACAGGATGTTACGATCGTTGACGTTCGATCATCACCGGAATATAACGGAGATCTGACGCAGCCACCGAACAAGGATCTCCCCGAGGCTCGCACCGCTGGTCACATTCCTGGAACGGTCCATATCACCTGGTCAGAAGTCGTCGACGAAAATGGAACGTTCAAAGACCGAGCGGAGTTGGAACAGCTGTTCCGGAGTCACGATAGCGATCCCGAACGGGAGACGATCGTCTACTGCCACGTCGGGGAGCGATCGTCGATCGTCTGGTTCGTGCTCTCGGAACTGCTCGAGTACCAACACGTCTCTAACTACGACGGGTCGTGGATCGAGTGGGGGAACTCGATCAATGCGCCGGTCGAATCGGACGTTGAGGAGCCCTAA
- the cca gene encoding CCA tRNA nucleotidyltransferase, which translates to MSEEDTERDEHDAAGTGADDFESVVAAVHERIEPDAAERAHLRDVADRLTDRAETAARERCPEADVLQVGSTARDTWISGDRDIDIFVRFPPAVDREDLERYGLEVGHETLPDGHEEYAEHPYVKGTVEGFDIDVVPCFRLESATEIRSAVDRTPFHTQYLEARLDDALTADVRLAKQFLKGIGAYGSDLRTRGFSGYLTELLVCESGGFRPLLEAAADWQPPVELDPEGHRATLETGDALSFDDPLVVIDPTDPQRNVAAVCSAENVARFQHYARRFLDAPRADLFDPVEPASLTEAELCTHIERRGTTPVAVRFDAPDLVEDQLYPQLEKSLDGITRGLDDRGFDVFRATAMADETAAILVELAVSERPAVERHDGPPVHVRSHADGFYEAYADDPEAYGPFIDDGRYVTERPREFTTARAFLESDRLFDVGLGAHIETALEDEYTVLLGDEITTLLEEFAEQLSLYFEPRP; encoded by the coding sequence ATGAGCGAGGAGGACACCGAACGCGACGAGCACGACGCCGCTGGGACGGGAGCCGACGATTTCGAGTCGGTCGTCGCCGCGGTCCACGAACGCATCGAACCGGACGCAGCGGAACGGGCCCACCTCCGTGACGTCGCCGACCGGCTCACTGACAGAGCCGAGACGGCTGCGAGAGAACGTTGTCCGGAGGCCGACGTCCTACAGGTCGGTTCGACGGCCAGAGACACCTGGATCAGCGGCGACCGCGATATCGACATCTTCGTTCGGTTCCCACCGGCGGTCGACCGCGAGGACCTCGAGCGATACGGCCTCGAGGTCGGCCACGAAACGCTGCCCGACGGCCACGAGGAGTACGCCGAACACCCCTACGTCAAAGGCACTGTCGAGGGGTTCGACATCGATGTCGTCCCATGTTTTCGCCTCGAGTCGGCGACCGAGATCCGGTCAGCCGTCGATCGCACGCCGTTTCACACCCAGTATCTCGAGGCGCGCCTGGACGACGCCCTCACGGCGGACGTCCGACTCGCGAAGCAGTTCCTGAAGGGAATCGGCGCGTACGGCAGCGATCTCCGGACGCGCGGGTTCAGCGGTTATCTCACCGAACTGCTCGTCTGTGAGTCCGGCGGTTTCCGGCCGTTGCTCGAGGCTGCGGCCGACTGGCAGCCGCCGGTCGAACTCGATCCCGAAGGCCACAGAGCAACTCTCGAAACGGGCGACGCCCTCTCGTTCGACGACCCGCTCGTCGTCATCGATCCGACCGACCCCCAGCGCAACGTCGCCGCGGTCTGTTCGGCCGAAAACGTCGCTCGCTTCCAACACTACGCCCGCCGGTTCCTCGATGCGCCACGGGCCGACCTGTTCGATCCCGTCGAGCCGGCCTCACTTACGGAAGCCGAGCTCTGCACTCACATCGAGCGCCGCGGCACGACTCCTGTCGCCGTCCGGTTCGACGCGCCGGACCTCGTCGAAGACCAGCTCTATCCACAACTCGAGAAATCCCTCGACGGGATCACAAGGGGGCTCGACGACCGCGGCTTCGACGTCTTCCGTGCGACGGCGATGGCCGACGAAACCGCAGCGATCCTCGTCGAACTCGCCGTCAGCGAGCGACCCGCCGTCGAGCGCCACGACGGGCCGCCAGTCCACGTTCGGAGCCACGCTGACGGCTTTTACGAGGCCTACGCAGACGACCCGGAGGCCTATGGACCATTCATCGACGACGGTCGATACGTCACCGAACGACCGCGCGAGTTCACCACCGCGCGCGCGTTTCTCGAGAGTGATCGACTCTTCGACGTCGGCCTCGGCGCCCACATCGAAACGGCGCTCGAAGACGAGTACACGGTCCTGCTCGGCGACGAGATTACGACGTTGCTCGAGGAGTTCGCGGAACAGCTCTCGCTGTATTTCGAGCCGCGTCCTTGA
- a CDS encoding CobW family GTP-binding protein, which yields MSVPVTILCGELGAGKTTLLSRLLEEDEREIAVLVNDVGAVNVDADLVEARTDLTTGEEVLALENGCICCSLGSELSRSVIQLWKEHDFEYLVVEASGVGEPEPIARQFIRGPAGGPYDLDAVVTVVDARRFYDRFGDNTVAAPPAQQGADETGSRPLGDLLLEQIEFCDLLVVNKCDLVSDAEREQVVALLETLQPRAEVVTTEYGTVDPAMLLDSGRFDLEAASDAAGWKQMIQADAAHDGSPPESSSDEHDHGDNDHNHGHDDHSHDHHDHVHPPERYGIEVDTYHRRRPFHPERFLAVLADLPAGLVRAKGLCWIAGRERQAITMSYAGTETCLEVTGRWIASLSDERQAAFRESQPDLSWDEKWGDRETRLALIGRHLSMDDLRARLDDCLLTDAEMDAEWSSLENPAPTGMGDTTVVGDDGS from the coding sequence ATGAGCGTTCCGGTCACCATCCTCTGTGGCGAACTCGGTGCTGGCAAGACGACGCTGCTGTCGCGGCTCCTCGAGGAAGACGAGCGCGAGATTGCCGTGCTGGTCAACGATGTCGGCGCGGTCAACGTCGACGCCGACCTCGTCGAAGCCCGAACCGATCTGACGACCGGCGAGGAAGTCCTCGCCCTCGAGAACGGCTGTATTTGCTGTAGTCTCGGCAGCGAACTCTCGCGGTCGGTCATCCAACTCTGGAAGGAACACGACTTCGAGTATCTGGTCGTTGAAGCCTCCGGTGTCGGCGAACCTGAACCGATCGCCCGCCAGTTCATCCGCGGGCCTGCGGGCGGGCCATACGATCTCGACGCCGTTGTCACCGTCGTCGATGCCCGACGGTTTTACGACCGGTTTGGAGACAACACTGTCGCAGCGCCGCCGGCCCAGCAGGGGGCAGACGAGACCGGCAGCCGGCCACTGGGCGACCTGCTGCTCGAACAAATCGAGTTCTGTGATCTGCTCGTCGTCAACAAATGCGATCTCGTCAGCGACGCCGAACGCGAGCAGGTCGTGGCACTGCTCGAGACCCTCCAGCCCCGCGCCGAAGTCGTGACAACCGAGTACGGCACTGTCGATCCCGCGATGTTGCTCGACAGTGGACGGTTCGACCTCGAGGCAGCATCCGACGCTGCCGGCTGGAAACAGATGATTCAGGCCGACGCGGCTCACGATGGGTCTCCGCCCGAGTCCAGCTCTGACGAGCACGACCACGGGGACAACGATCACAACCATGGTCACGATGACCACAGCCACGACCACCACGATCACGTCCACCCGCCGGAACGATACGGCATCGAGGTCGACACCTATCATCGGCGGCGTCCCTTCCACCCCGAACGTTTTTTGGCCGTGCTCGCCGACCTGCCGGCCGGCCTCGTGCGCGCGAAGGGGCTGTGTTGGATCGCCGGTCGCGAACGGCAGGCGATCACGATGAGCTACGCCGGCACGGAGACGTGCCTCGAGGTTACCGGCCGCTGGATCGCCAGTCTCTCGGACGAACGACAGGCAGCGTTCCGCGAAAGCCAGCCAGATCTCTCGTGGGACGAAAAGTGGGGCGACCGCGAGACGCGTCTCGCACTGATCGGTCGACACCTGTCGATGGACGATCTGCGTGCCCGACTCGACGACTGTCTGCTGACTGATGCCGAGATGGACGCCGAGTGGTCGTCCCTCGAGAACCCCGCACCCACGGGGATGGGCGATACGACGGTTGTTGGCGACGACGGCTCGTGA
- a CDS encoding DUF1641 domain-containing protein, producing the protein MAQKDQSVDGDFDGTAFESAEVNKLARTLEENDEELAELLELLVVVQKLSEDLAPELREAAHDSREPIAELRMALESEDTLVLVQRVGENADMLVELLETLEVADDLVRDLVPELQTIVRENRETLARLRVALEREETLVLLERLGENTDTLIELLELLEVTYDLAEDIIPEAVNVARENRKPIAELRMMVAGASATYAEADVEPYQLGQNLGNMLVLGYRLGDEELVDTVESGLGAFTEEEPPEKVGLLGMLGALRDDDVRQGLGILIEFLRRMGASKSK; encoded by the coding sequence ATGGCACAGAAAGATCAATCGGTCGACGGCGACTTCGACGGCACTGCCTTCGAGTCCGCCGAAGTAAACAAACTCGCTCGGACGCTCGAGGAAAACGACGAGGAACTCGCGGAACTACTCGAACTCCTTGTCGTCGTCCAGAAACTCTCCGAGGATCTCGCACCCGAACTTCGCGAGGCCGCACACGACTCTCGGGAGCCGATCGCGGAGTTGCGTATGGCTCTGGAGAGCGAGGACACGCTCGTCCTCGTCCAGCGTGTCGGTGAAAACGCTGACATGCTCGTCGAACTCCTCGAAACGCTCGAGGTTGCAGACGATCTCGTGCGCGATTTGGTTCCGGAACTTCAGACGATCGTTCGCGAGAACCGCGAGACGCTCGCCCGACTGCGAGTTGCCTTAGAGCGCGAGGAGACGCTCGTTTTGCTCGAGCGACTCGGTGAGAACACCGACACGCTCATCGAGTTGCTCGAGTTGCTCGAGGTCACGTACGACCTCGCCGAGGACATCATTCCGGAAGCCGTCAACGTCGCCCGCGAGAACAGAAAACCGATCGCGGAGCTGCGAATGATGGTCGCTGGGGCGAGTGCCACCTACGCCGAGGCCGATGTCGAACCGTACCAGCTTGGACAGAACCTCGGTAATATGCTTGTCCTCGGCTATCGACTCGGCGACGAAGAGCTCGTCGACACCGTTGAGTCAGGACTGGGCGCATTCACCGAAGAGGAGCCACCGGAAAAAGTCGGTTTGTTGGGGATGCTCGGTGCGCTTCGTGATGACGACGTCCGGCAGGGGCTCGGTATCCTCATCGAGTTCCTTCGACGGATGGGGGCCTCGAAATCGAAGTAG